One genomic window of Tenacibaculum tangerinum includes the following:
- the frr gene encoding ribosome recycling factor, with the protein MNEEIDFILDSTKEAMDKAISHLEKELAGIRAGRATPAMLSTIMVNYYGSQTPLSQVANVNTPDARTISIQPWEKNMLQEIEKAIMLANIGFNPMNNGDNIIINVPPLTEERRISLAKQAKAEAEHAKVGVRNARKDANNEIKKVDISDDMKKNAEADVQKLTDDYVKKVDEKYAVKEKEIMTV; encoded by the coding sequence ATGAACGAAGAGATTGATTTTATTTTAGATTCGACAAAAGAGGCGATGGACAAAGCTATTAGCCACTTAGAAAAAGAATTAGCAGGTATTCGAGCTGGAAGAGCTACTCCTGCTATGTTAAGCACCATTATGGTAAACTACTACGGTTCTCAAACACCATTATCACAGGTAGCGAACGTAAATACACCCGATGCTAGAACCATATCAATTCAGCCTTGGGAAAAAAATATGTTACAAGAAATCGAAAAAGCCATCATGCTTGCCAATATCGGTTTCAATCCGATGAATAATGGAGACAATATCATCATTAATGTACCTCCATTAACCGAAGAACGTCGTATTAGCCTTGCCAAACAAGCTAAAGCAGAAGCAGAACATGCCAAAGTTGGTGTGCGTAATGCCCGAAAAGATGCGAATAACGAAATTAAGAAAGTAGATATTTCTGACGATATGAAGAAGAATGCAGAAGCTGATGTTCAGAAGTTAACTGATGACTATGTAAAAAAAGTCGACGAAAAGTATGCCGTTAAAGAGAAAGAAATTATGACCGTGTAA
- the pyrH gene encoding UMP kinase: MQYKRILLKLSGEALMGERQYGIDPNRLKEYAQEIKQVVDKGIEVAIVIGGGNIFRGVAGASQGMDRVQGDHMGMLATCINGLALQSALEDEGIYTRLQTAIEIKEIAEPYIKRRANRHLEKGRVVIFGGGTGNPYFTTDTAAVLRAIEINADAILKGTRVDGIYTADPEKDKNAVKYENITFKDVIEKGLKVMDMTAFTLSEENKLPIIVFDMNKKGNLLKLVSGENIGTIVDNE; the protein is encoded by the coding sequence ATGCAATACAAAAGAATTCTTTTAAAACTAAGTGGTGAGGCACTTATGGGTGAACGCCAATACGGAATCGACCCAAACAGACTTAAAGAGTATGCCCAAGAAATAAAACAAGTAGTAGATAAAGGCATAGAAGTAGCCATTGTAATTGGTGGTGGAAACATTTTTAGAGGGGTTGCAGGAGCTAGTCAAGGTATGGATCGTGTACAAGGTGACCACATGGGAATGTTAGCCACTTGTATTAACGGATTAGCACTACAAAGTGCCTTAGAAGACGAAGGAATTTATACCCGTTTACAGACAGCTATTGAAATTAAAGAAATTGCAGAACCTTATATCAAACGACGTGCAAATCGTCATTTAGAAAAAGGACGTGTTGTAATTTTTGGTGGAGGAACGGGGAATCCGTATTTTACAACCGATACAGCAGCCGTATTAAGAGCCATTGAAATTAATGCAGATGCTATTTTAAAAGGTACTCGTGTAGATGGTATTTACACAGCAGACCCTGAAAAAGACAAAAATGCTGTTAAGTATGAAAATATTACTTTTAAAGACGTTATTGAAAAAGGCTTAAAAGTAATGGATATGACAGCCTTTACGTTAAGTGAAGAAAACAAATTACCAATTATAGTTTTCGATATGAATAAAAAAGGAAACCTTTTAAAATTAGTTTCTGGAGAAAATATTGGAACAATAGTTGATAATGAATAA
- a CDS encoding RDD family protein, protein MTRQEHLQFCKICNHQKFDNQQGIVCGLTNSIANFEVTCDSFDENHTIKEAVLAKKAENELENQLAGQGIRFANYLLDRIFLLIISVITGYLWGMILVVVSPNSLNSLESMGRLEEFFWGFVIGFFYYSFFEALTGRSLAKLITNTKVVDENGNKPTFEMILVRSLCRYIPFNAFSFLGSDAVGWHDSLSKTRVIKIK, encoded by the coding sequence ATGACAAGACAAGAACATTTACAGTTTTGTAAGATTTGCAATCACCAAAAATTTGACAATCAACAAGGTATTGTATGCGGATTAACTAATTCTATTGCAAACTTTGAGGTAACCTGCGACTCATTTGATGAAAATCATACGATTAAAGAAGCCGTTTTGGCAAAAAAGGCTGAAAATGAGTTAGAAAATCAACTTGCAGGACAAGGCATACGTTTTGCCAATTATTTACTAGACAGAATTTTTCTTCTTATAATCAGCGTCATAACTGGGTATCTTTGGGGTATGATTCTCGTAGTAGTTTCTCCTAATTCTTTAAATTCTCTTGAAAGTATGGGGCGACTAGAGGAATTTTTCTGGGGGTTTGTTATAGGATTTTTTTACTATTCCTTTTTTGAAGCTTTAACTGGCAGGTCTTTAGCTAAATTAATCACCAATACAAAAGTTGTTGATGAGAATGGAAACAAACCTACATTTGAAATGATTTTAGTTAGGTCGTTATGCAGATACATCCCTTTTAATGCTTTTTCTTTTTTAGGTTCAGATGCTGTTGGTTGGCATGATTCTTTATCAAAAACAAGAGTAATTAAAATAAAGTAG